The proteins below come from a single Marinobacter bohaiensis genomic window:
- a CDS encoding TSCPD domain-containing protein encodes MTVKIEKNIVGYRVAKAGEDAPKSNEAAETAQDNAPIEMNEHIERPDFLLGTTYKIKPPVAEHAMYITINDILLNEDTDHESRQPYEVFINSKSMEHFQWVIALTRVISAVFRKGGDVTFLVEELRSVYDPNGGYFKKGGVFMPSLVAEIGAVIEKHMKAIGLIESDEMSDVTKRVLAEKRAEFESRQSANNEDSGGGDYPANATMCGKCNTKAVIVMDGCATCLSCGDSKCG; translated from the coding sequence ATGACTGTTAAGATTGAAAAGAACATCGTGGGCTACCGGGTCGCCAAGGCCGGGGAAGACGCCCCGAAGAGCAACGAGGCCGCCGAAACCGCGCAGGATAATGCGCCGATCGAGATGAACGAGCACATCGAGCGCCCGGATTTCCTGCTGGGAACCACCTACAAGATCAAGCCGCCGGTGGCCGAGCACGCGATGTACATCACCATCAACGACATCCTGCTCAATGAGGACACGGACCACGAGAGCCGTCAGCCGTACGAAGTGTTCATCAACTCCAAGTCGATGGAGCACTTCCAGTGGGTCATCGCCCTTACCCGCGTCATTTCCGCGGTGTTCCGCAAGGGTGGCGATGTGACCTTCCTGGTGGAGGAGCTGCGCTCGGTGTATGACCCGAACGGCGGTTACTTCAAGAAAGGCGGCGTCTTCATGCCGTCTCTGGTGGCCGAGATCGGCGCCGTGATCGAGAAGCACATGAAGGCCATCGGCCTGATCGAAAGCGACGAGATGAGCGACGTCACCAAGCGCGTTCTGGCCGAGAAGCGGGCGGAGTTCGAATCGCGCCAGTCCGCCAATAACGAAGACAGCGGCGGCGGGGACTACCCGGCCAACGCCACCATGTGTGGCAAGTGCAACACCAAGGCGGTCATCGTTATGGATGGCTGCGCCACCTGCCTGTCCTGTGGCGACAGCAAGTGCGGCTGA
- the murB gene encoding UDP-N-acetylmuramate dehydrogenase, whose product MTGKPFEPAANVSLQSRNTLRLPAEAAWYARAGDVTELRRALDWADRQDLPVLLLGGGSNLVLAGDFPGLVLRVSLGGRCWSGVDNGSAILEVGAGENWHETVMYSVRSGYRGLENLALIPGTVGAAPIQNIGAYGVELSHALVDVSVWDREQGAERVLTCEECAFGYRDSLFKRQPERYVVLKVRLRLSKRAPLRLGYRDLEEFFDGQAIDALTAEDVAQAVIQVRSRKLPDPDFLPNAGSFFKNPVVSLAQFESLQQRFPDIVAYVGQDSAKLAAGWLIDQCGWKGHRDAHVGVHNRQALVLVHHGDGQGGELLGLASRIRDDVQARYSVALEVEPRIFPVSMREEFRF is encoded by the coding sequence TTGACCGGGAAGCCGTTTGAACCGGCCGCCAACGTGAGCCTGCAGTCCCGCAACACACTGCGGCTCCCGGCCGAAGCGGCCTGGTACGCGCGCGCCGGTGATGTGACCGAACTGCGTCGTGCACTGGACTGGGCGGATCGACAGGATCTCCCGGTGCTCCTGCTTGGTGGCGGCAGCAATCTGGTACTGGCCGGGGATTTCCCGGGACTGGTGTTGCGTGTATCCCTCGGCGGGCGCTGCTGGAGCGGCGTGGATAATGGTTCCGCGATCCTGGAAGTGGGCGCCGGCGAGAACTGGCACGAAACGGTGATGTACTCGGTGCGTTCGGGCTATCGCGGCCTTGAGAACCTGGCGCTGATTCCCGGCACGGTGGGGGCGGCGCCGATTCAGAACATTGGCGCCTACGGTGTGGAACTGTCCCACGCCTTGGTCGATGTGAGCGTCTGGGACCGGGAGCAGGGCGCCGAGCGCGTACTGACGTGCGAAGAGTGCGCCTTTGGCTACCGCGATAGTCTGTTCAAGCGCCAGCCGGAGCGTTATGTGGTCCTGAAAGTGCGTCTGCGTCTGTCCAAGCGGGCGCCGTTGAGACTCGGCTACCGGGATCTGGAGGAATTCTTTGACGGTCAGGCTATTGACGCGCTCACCGCCGAAGACGTGGCCCAGGCCGTGATCCAGGTGCGCAGCCGCAAGCTGCCGGACCCGGATTTCCTGCCCAACGCCGGCAGCTTCTTCAAGAATCCGGTGGTGTCGTTGGCGCAGTTCGAATCCCTGCAACAGCGCTTTCCCGACATCGTGGCCTATGTTGGCCAGGACAGCGCCAAACTCGCCGCGGGTTGGCTGATCGACCAGTGTGGCTGGAAAGGTCATCGTGACGCCCACGTTGGTGTCCACAATCGTCAGGCCCTGGTACTGGTGCACCATGGTGACGGACAGGGTGGGGAATTACTGGGGCTGGCCTCGCGTATCCGCGACGATGTCCAGGCCCGTTACAGCGTCGCGCTGGAGGTCGAGCCGCGGATTTTTCCGGTGTCGATGCGGGAGGAGTTCCGTTTTTAG
- a CDS encoding low molecular weight protein-tyrosine-phosphatase, translating into MPDPVRVLFVCMGNICRSPTAHGVFQARVEQAGLADSIEIDSCGTGAWHIGEPPDERAMAAARKRGYDLSTIRARQLKSADLDHFDYVLVMDRDNLARSRSLASSRRTQPELFLTYAGDSPVDEVPDPYYGGGDGFEFVLDLVESACDGLIDHIREHRL; encoded by the coding sequence ATGCCTGATCCGGTCCGCGTACTGTTCGTCTGCATGGGCAATATCTGCCGCTCGCCGACGGCGCATGGTGTTTTCCAGGCCCGGGTGGAGCAGGCCGGTCTTGCCGACTCTATCGAAATCGATTCCTGTGGCACCGGCGCCTGGCATATTGGTGAGCCGCCCGACGAGCGCGCCATGGCGGCCGCCCGCAAGCGCGGTTATGACCTGTCGACCATTCGCGCCCGCCAGTTGAAATCGGCGGATCTGGACCATTTTGACTATGTGCTGGTGATGGATCGCGACAACCTGGCCCGCAGTCGCAGCCTGGCCAGTTCACGACGCACCCAGCCCGAGCTGTTCCTGACCTACGCCGGCGACAGCCCGGTCGATGAGGTGCCCGATCCCTATTACGGTGGCGGCGACGGCTTCGAATTTGTGCTCGACTTGGTGGAGTCGGCCTGTGACGGCCTGATCGATCACATCCGGGAGCACCGGCTTTGA
- the kdsB gene encoding 3-deoxy-manno-octulosonate cytidylyltransferase: MSFTVVIPARYASTRLPGKPLLEIGGQTMIEHVYNRACESEAGRVIIATDDERIATAAEGFGAEVVMTAANHASGTDRLQEVADTLGFGPEERVVNVQGDEPLIPPVLINQVAQNLERYPDADIATLCESVESPELALNPNVVKVVRGLDGFALYFSRAPVPWAREHWPDLAGAAAAGMPTGIRYLRHIGIYGYRVRLLHDFVRWPASPLEQAESLEQLRALENGARIHVDVASERPAGGVDTPDDLERLRRAFADGLLEVEQDA, encoded by the coding sequence ATGTCTTTTACCGTAGTCATTCCCGCCCGCTACGCGTCGACCCGTCTGCCGGGTAAGCCGCTGCTGGAAATCGGCGGGCAAACGATGATCGAGCATGTCTATAACCGTGCCTGCGAGAGCGAGGCCGGCCGTGTGATCATCGCCACCGACGACGAGCGCATCGCCACCGCTGCCGAAGGTTTCGGGGCGGAAGTAGTGATGACCGCCGCCAATCATGCCTCGGGCACCGACCGACTGCAGGAAGTGGCCGACACCCTGGGCTTCGGCCCGGAGGAGCGTGTGGTCAACGTGCAGGGGGACGAGCCGCTGATCCCGCCTGTGCTGATCAACCAGGTGGCACAGAACCTGGAGCGCTACCCGGACGCGGACATCGCGACCCTGTGCGAGTCCGTTGAATCCCCCGAACTGGCGCTCAACCCCAATGTGGTGAAAGTTGTTCGCGGCCTGGACGGGTTCGCACTCTACTTCAGCCGCGCGCCGGTGCCCTGGGCGCGCGAGCATTGGCCCGATCTGGCCGGCGCCGCGGCGGCCGGTATGCCGACCGGCATTCGGTACCTGCGGCATATCGGCATCTACGGCTACCGGGTGCGCCTGCTGCACGACTTCGTGCGCTGGCCGGCGTCACCACTGGAACAGGCTGAGTCGCTGGAGCAGCTGCGCGCTCTGGAAAACGGTGCTCGCATTCACGTGGACGTGGCCTCCGAACGGCCTGCCGGCGGTGTGGATACCCCTGACGACCTGGAGCGGTTGCGCCGCGCCTTTGCCGACGGCCTGCTGGAGGTTGAGCAGGATGCCTGA
- a CDS encoding Trm112 family protein: MDKKLVAMLACPVCKGELHLTENREELICRPDGMAFPIREGIPVMLAVEARTLTTDERLEKR; this comes from the coding sequence ATGGACAAGAAACTGGTAGCCATGCTGGCCTGTCCGGTGTGCAAGGGTGAGCTGCACCTGACCGAGAACCGGGAGGAGTTGATCTGCCGGCCCGACGGGATGGCCTTTCCCATCCGTGAGGGGATCCCGGTGATGCTGGCCGTCGAGGCCCGCACCTTGACCACCGACGAGCGCCTGGAAAAGCGCTAG
- the lpxK gene encoding tetraacyldisaccharide 4'-kinase, with translation MIQRLWYGAGRPLWFLWPLAWLYRWVSRRRRRAYADGHKASARPPIPVIVVGNITAGGTGKSPLTLALVDHLRQAGWRPAIVSRGYGGKSDRYPLEVTRDTPASISGDEPRMLLEQAGVPVVVDPRRARAAVWAHDEGLADILVCDDGLQHYALGRDLEIAVFDGQRGLGNGAPIPVGPLREGPERLADVDAVVFNGSPVAGIHHPQTVVMQFQSVHLKNLVSGERVPVDWLQGRSVAAVAGIGNPQRFFQALEALGARVDGRPLPDHHTFEARDLQRQPQQALVMTAKDAVKCRELADADCWSLEVRATLPDAFWSWLDQRLAALVQRPA, from the coding sequence ATGATCCAGCGCCTCTGGTATGGAGCTGGGCGGCCGCTCTGGTTCCTGTGGCCACTGGCCTGGCTCTACCGCTGGGTCAGTCGGCGTCGGCGGCGGGCCTATGCTGACGGTCACAAGGCGTCGGCTCGGCCGCCGATCCCCGTCATCGTCGTGGGCAACATCACCGCCGGCGGCACCGGCAAGTCCCCCCTGACACTGGCGCTCGTCGATCATCTGCGACAGGCCGGCTGGCGGCCGGCGATTGTCAGCCGGGGTTATGGTGGCAAGTCCGATCGCTATCCCCTGGAAGTCACCCGCGATACGCCGGCCAGCATCAGTGGCGATGAGCCCCGGATGCTGTTGGAGCAGGCCGGGGTGCCGGTGGTTGTCGATCCCAGGCGTGCCCGGGCCGCTGTCTGGGCCCATGATGAAGGATTGGCGGACATCCTGGTCTGCGATGACGGCCTGCAGCACTATGCCCTGGGGCGCGATCTCGAAATCGCGGTGTTCGACGGTCAGCGCGGGCTGGGCAACGGGGCCCCGATTCCTGTGGGCCCGCTGCGTGAAGGGCCGGAGCGCCTGGCTGACGTCGATGCCGTAGTGTTCAACGGCAGTCCGGTGGCGGGCATTCATCATCCCCAGACGGTGGTCATGCAGTTCCAGTCGGTGCACCTGAAAAATCTGGTCAGCGGCGAGCGGGTGCCGGTGGACTGGTTGCAGGGGCGCTCGGTGGCGGCCGTGGCCGGTATTGGCAACCCGCAGCGGTTTTTCCAGGCCCTGGAAGCCCTCGGGGCCCGGGTCGACGGTCGCCCGCTGCCGGATCATCACACCTTTGAGGCGCGCGATCTCCAGCGGCAACCGCAACAGGCATTGGTCATGACCGCCAAGGACGCCGTAAAATGTCGGGAACTGGCCGATGCCGACTGCTGGTCGCTTGAAGTTCGCGCCACCTTGCCGGATGCTTTCTGGAGTTGGCTGGATCAGCGTCTGGCCGCTCTGGTCCAGCGTCCGGCCTGA
- the msbA gene encoding lipid A export permease/ATP-binding protein MsbA, with translation MTADSASNWQTYKRLLSYVKPFWVAFSLAVFGNMIYAAASTGMAAAMEYVINAIENPTDQNRMLLTGMIVGVFALRGLGTFLGQYFINYVGRHVVNALRNQVFDRLLKLPSRFFDDHSSGHLVSKLTFNVEQVADATTSAVTITLREGLTIIGLMSFMLYTNWKLTLIFVALGPVIGFVVSYASKRFRKLSRRIQGSMGDITHVASESIGGYRVVRIFGGEGYERDRFYAVSGRNLNQSLKMASTQAISVPVIQILVALSIAALVWVMLAPEIRGGMTTGELVAFITAATTMAKPIRQVTSVHAKIQKGVAAAHDVFETIDEVPENDTGTFAPERVKGDISLRDVRFRYRDQLDDVLKGIDLEIPQGQSVALVGRSGSGKSTLVSLLPRFYEYTGGDILIDGVPLTDFSLEALRRQIALVTQNVVLFNDSIAANIAYGALRDCSREEIREAAAKAHALEFIDRMPEGMDTLIGDNGVMLSGGQRQRLAIARALLKDAPILILDEATSALDTESERHIQEALDVVMKGRTTLVIAHRLSTIEKADRILVMDNGQIVESGNHEALLEQGGIYAQLHQTNFAEAG, from the coding sequence ATGACAGCGGACTCCGCATCCAACTGGCAGACGTACAAGCGTCTGCTGTCCTACGTTAAGCCCTTCTGGGTCGCCTTCTCCCTCGCCGTGTTCGGCAACATGATCTACGCCGCCGCGTCCACTGGCATGGCGGCGGCCATGGAATACGTCATCAACGCGATTGAGAACCCGACCGACCAGAATCGCATGCTGCTGACCGGGATGATCGTGGGCGTGTTCGCCCTGCGCGGGCTGGGGACTTTTCTGGGCCAGTACTTCATCAACTACGTTGGCCGGCACGTGGTCAATGCCCTGCGTAACCAGGTGTTCGACCGGCTGCTCAAGCTGCCTTCGCGCTTTTTCGACGACCATTCCTCCGGCCACCTGGTGTCCAAGCTGACCTTCAACGTCGAGCAGGTGGCCGATGCCACCACCAGCGCGGTGACCATCACCCTGCGCGAAGGGCTGACCATCATCGGCCTGATGAGCTTCATGCTTTATACCAACTGGAAGTTGACACTGATTTTTGTCGCCCTGGGGCCGGTGATCGGTTTCGTGGTGAGCTACGCCAGCAAGCGCTTCCGCAAACTGAGCCGCCGTATCCAGGGTTCCATGGGGGACATTACCCATGTGGCGTCCGAGTCGATCGGCGGCTATCGCGTGGTACGGATTTTCGGTGGTGAAGGCTACGAGCGCGATCGTTTCTATGCCGTCAGCGGTCGCAATCTGAACCAGAGCCTGAAAATGGCCTCCACCCAGGCGATCAGTGTGCCGGTGATCCAGATCCTGGTGGCGCTGTCCATTGCCGCGCTGGTGTGGGTCATGCTGGCGCCTGAGATTCGGGGCGGCATGACCACCGGCGAACTGGTCGCTTTCATCACTGCGGCGACCACCATGGCCAAGCCCATCCGTCAGGTCACGTCGGTGCACGCCAAGATCCAGAAAGGCGTGGCGGCGGCACACGATGTGTTCGAGACGATCGACGAGGTGCCGGAAAACGACACGGGCACCTTCGCGCCGGAACGCGTCAAGGGCGATATCAGCCTGCGTGACGTGCGTTTCCGCTACCGCGATCAGTTGGATGACGTTCTCAAGGGCATCGATCTGGAGATTCCGCAGGGCCAGAGTGTGGCTCTGGTGGGGCGCTCAGGCAGTGGTAAGTCCACCCTGGTCAGCCTGTTGCCGCGATTCTATGAATACACTGGTGGCGACATCCTGATTGACGGTGTTCCCCTGACCGATTTCAGCCTGGAAGCGCTGCGTCGACAGATCGCCCTGGTGACCCAGAACGTGGTGCTGTTCAACGACAGTATCGCCGCGAATATTGCCTACGGCGCGCTGCGAGACTGCAGCCGCGAGGAAATCCGCGAGGCCGCCGCCAAGGCCCACGCGCTGGAGTTCATTGATCGCATGCCGGAAGGCATGGACACTCTGATTGGCGACAACGGCGTGATGCTGTCCGGCGGTCAGCGCCAGCGTCTGGCAATTGCCCGGGCGTTGCTCAAGGATGCCCCGATCCTGATTCTGGATGAGGCCACCTCGGCGCTGGACACGGAGTCCGAGCGGCATATCCAGGAGGCCCTGGATGTGGTGATGAAGGGGCGTACCACGCTGGTCATCGCGCACCGGCTGTCGACCATCGAGAAGGCTGATCGCATCCTGGTGATGGACAATGGCCAGATCGTGGAATCCGGCAACCACGAGGCGTTGCTGGAGCAGGGCGGTATCTACGCCCAGCTGCACCAGACCAACTTTGCCGAGGCCGGCTGA
- a CDS encoding ExbD/TolR family protein → MKFKRQRSQEVGVDLTPLIDVVFLLLIFFMVSTTFTRESHLQVDLPEADGKVSEAPVEQVDVVINAEGQYSVNDRRLVNNQRDTLQKAVKDVSGGDSKLPFIITADAQTPHEYVVRAMDVAGRLGFVKLSITTERPSDGE, encoded by the coding sequence GTGAAGTTCAAGCGCCAGAGAAGCCAGGAAGTCGGCGTTGACCTGACCCCGCTGATCGACGTCGTGTTCCTGCTGTTGATTTTCTTCATGGTGTCGACCACCTTCACTCGGGAGAGTCATCTGCAGGTGGACCTGCCCGAAGCGGACGGCAAGGTGTCGGAAGCCCCGGTCGAGCAGGTGGATGTGGTGATCAATGCCGAAGGGCAGTATTCGGTCAATGACCGCCGCCTGGTCAACAACCAGCGCGACACCCTGCAGAAAGCCGTGAAGGATGTGTCGGGAGGCGACTCCAAGCTGCCGTTCATCATCACGGCCGATGCCCAGACCCCCCACGAATACGTTGTCCGGGCGATGGACGTGGCTGGCCGACTGGGTTTCGTCAAACTCAGTATCACCACCGAACGTCCCTCGGATGGCGAATAA
- a CDS encoding MotA/TolQ/ExbB proton channel family protein, translating into MLELLQAGGIIMVPIVACSILALAIILERFWSLRESRVAPQETINELWRWIKKKELNARKLKALQGSSPMGRVLAGGLMNAKHGREIMKESIEEEASQVIHDLERFLNPLGTVATITPLLGLLGTVIGMIKVFAEIQLAGVGNAGNLAGGISEALMTTAAGLSVAIPALIFHRYFIRRVDALVVSMEQEAIKLVEVVHGDREIDVEGA; encoded by the coding sequence GTGTTAGAGCTTCTTCAGGCGGGTGGCATCATCATGGTGCCGATTGTTGCGTGTTCCATCCTCGCCCTGGCTATCATTCTCGAACGATTCTGGTCCTTGCGCGAATCCCGCGTGGCACCACAGGAAACCATCAACGAACTGTGGCGCTGGATCAAGAAAAAGGAGCTGAACGCGCGTAAGCTCAAAGCCCTGCAAGGTTCCTCCCCGATGGGCCGCGTTCTGGCCGGTGGCCTGATGAACGCCAAGCACGGTCGCGAGATCATGAAGGAAAGCATCGAGGAAGAGGCTAGCCAGGTCATTCACGACCTTGAGCGTTTCCTCAATCCGCTGGGTACCGTGGCCACGATCACGCCGCTGTTGGGGCTGCTGGGCACGGTGATCGGCATGATCAAGGTGTTTGCCGAGATCCAGTTGGCCGGCGTCGGCAACGCCGGCAACTTGGCCGGAGGGATTTCCGAGGCGCTGATGACCACCGCCGCGGGCCTGAGCGTGGCGATTCCCGCCCTGATCTTCCACCGCTACTTCATCCGCCGTGTCGATGCGCTGGTGGTGAGCATGGAGCAGGAAGCCATCAAGTTGGTGGAAGTGGTCCACGGTGACCGCGAAATCGACGTAGAGGGAGCTTGA